The Armatimonadota bacterium genome has a window encoding:
- a CDS encoding FtsX-like permease family protein — MLLRKLIREIYAQKWQYGAVALMLALGVAFYISATLAYQNLHTSYERSYQALAFEDMGMKINHAPARAAERLLRIPGVLRTQGRLQEDFSVEIPGHRSKRLVGRLISTPAPHRPSVNLYRVIAGADLAYSAAREILLESKFAEHHGLRPGDEIIVHRLGDRARFRIAGIVKSPEYIYVVKSKQDLLPMPDTFGVMFVSESVLGNLVGKTGIINEIRWTVAPNANRERIKRDAMRALSEYRPDEPIEREEQPSHQLLQQDLEGFRVYAVLFPAFFLTVAAVIVYTLLSRMVAAQRTFIALLRALGATRREVTGHYLLTAVFVGTIASAAGALLGLWMAKGLTDLYLSFIAVPYAHYVKSTSVILQGAAIGLIACLIASWAPARAASRILPAEGMRPAPPQSMKASWADRIIGGLPLLARIPLRNLYRQPKRSLSSIFGIVAGIALIMTGRGLMDSMDSSIDMIVTGSFKEDLRVGFLRHGASRDVSAIQSIPGVIRAEGALEIPVWYERNGKRYESILVGVDPGSMMTQLKDEQDRPIRIGTDDLALGPTLRKKMQVERGDMLHLTLPESEATESPTSVMAKVTLFNWEPIGTVGYTSRRRAESMFGQELNLPPSAVTSVRMMVDPRYEQSIRKRLETMPDVGAVFATSEMRRMVDELTATSRTFVLIMLLFGAALSFSVVFNVFTVNVMERSQEIATMRAIGLTKFEAVRMIATENLLLAAAGILIGLPVGRVFVEQFIAAAQTEEQTELFSIRLSIAPETYVLTAAIILIVSVLSQAPAMKSALSLDLSKAVKERSG; from the coding sequence ATGCTTCTCCGCAAATTAATTCGCGAGATCTATGCCCAAAAGTGGCAATACGGGGCGGTTGCGCTTATGCTGGCGCTTGGCGTTGCCTTTTACATCTCGGCAACGCTTGCCTATCAGAATCTGCACACCAGCTACGAGCGATCCTATCAGGCGCTTGCCTTCGAGGACATGGGCATGAAGATCAACCATGCTCCAGCAAGAGCGGCGGAACGACTTCTGCGGATCCCTGGCGTATTGCGAACTCAAGGAAGGCTTCAAGAAGATTTCAGCGTTGAGATCCCGGGCCATAGGTCTAAGCGTCTGGTGGGCAGGCTCATATCGACTCCTGCGCCGCATCGACCGTCGGTCAACTTGTATCGGGTGATAGCCGGCGCCGACCTCGCCTATTCGGCCGCTCGCGAGATCCTGCTGGAAAGCAAGTTCGCCGAGCATCACGGATTGCGCCCGGGAGATGAGATAATCGTCCATCGTCTGGGCGATCGCGCGCGTTTCCGAATCGCCGGCATCGTCAAGAGTCCTGAGTACATCTATGTGGTCAAGAGCAAGCAGGACTTGCTTCCAATGCCGGATACCTTCGGCGTCATGTTCGTCTCAGAGTCCGTTTTGGGCAACTTGGTGGGCAAGACGGGCATTATCAACGAAATCCGATGGACGGTAGCGCCGAATGCGAACAGGGAACGGATCAAGCGCGATGCCATGCGAGCGTTGAGCGAATATCGACCAGACGAACCGATCGAGCGCGAAGAGCAGCCGAGCCACCAGTTGCTTCAACAAGACCTCGAGGGCTTCCGAGTTTATGCCGTGCTGTTTCCAGCCTTCTTTCTGACGGTCGCCGCGGTCATCGTTTACACGCTCTTGTCTAGAATGGTCGCCGCGCAGAGGACCTTTATCGCTCTGCTAAGGGCGCTTGGGGCAACAAGGAGGGAAGTTACCGGCCACTATCTATTAACTGCCGTCTTCGTCGGTACAATCGCAAGCGCTGCAGGAGCGCTTCTAGGGCTATGGATGGCCAAGGGACTCACCGACCTCTATCTGAGCTTTATTGCGGTGCCTTACGCCCACTATGTCAAGTCGACCAGCGTCATTCTGCAGGGAGCGGCCATTGGTTTGATCGCTTGCTTGATCGCCTCGTGGGCGCCTGCTCGCGCTGCTTCTCGCATTTTGCCGGCAGAAGGCATGAGACCGGCGCCGCCGCAGTCGATGAAAGCGAGCTGGGCCGATCGAATCATCGGTGGATTGCCGCTCCTTGCGCGCATACCCTTGCGAAACCTCTATCGACAGCCAAAGCGATCGCTCTCTTCGATTTTTGGCATCGTGGCCGGAATCGCATTGATCATGACCGGTCGCGGCCTGATGGATTCGATGGACTCATCCATTGACATGATCGTTACAGGTTCGTTTAAGGAGGACCTGCGCGTTGGCTTTTTAAGACACGGCGCTTCTCGAGATGTGAGCGCCATACAATCTATTCCCGGTGTGATCCGTGCCGAGGGCGCGCTCGAGATTCCAGTCTGGTATGAGCGAAACGGCAAGCGCTATGAATCGATTCTCGTCGGCGTCGATCCCGGCTCCATGATGACCCAACTGAAGGATGAGCAGGATCGACCGATTCGAATTGGCACCGACGACTTGGCGCTGGGCCCCACGCTTAGAAAGAAGATGCAAGTCGAGCGCGGCGACATGCTCCATCTAACGCTTCCCGAATCCGAGGCGACCGAATCGCCTACCTCCGTCATGGCAAAAGTGACCCTGTTCAATTGGGAGCCGATCGGGACAGTGGGATATACCAGCCGCCGCAGAGCCGAATCTATGTTCGGGCAAGAGCTCAATCTGCCGCCCAGCGCTGTAACATCCGTCAGGATGATGGTCGATCCGCGTTATGAGCAGTCGATCCGAAAGCGATTGGAGACCATGCCAGACGTGGGCGCCGTCTTTGCAACGAGCGAGATGCGCCGAATGGTGGACGAACTGACGGCAACGTCGCGGACGTTTGTGCTGATCATGCTCCTCTTTGGGGCGGCGCTCTCTTTTTCCGTTGTGTTTAACGTCTTTACCGTAAACGTGATGGAGCGCAGTCAAGAAATCGCGACCATGCGCGCTATAGGCCTGACTAAGTTTGAAGCGGTCAGAATGATCGCCACCGAGAACCTGCTTTTGGCTGCTGCGGGCATTTTGATAGGACTGCCCGTCGGTCGTGTCTTCGTAGAGCAGTTCATAGCAGCCGCGCAAACCGAGGAACAGACAGAGTTGTTTTCTATACGCCTGAGCATCGCGCCCGAGACATACGTGCTGACAGCGGCCATCATTCTGATCGTGAGCGTGCTATCGCAGGCGCCCGCGATGAAATCAGCCCTCAGCCTCGACCTTTCGAAAGCTGTAAAAGAGAGGTCTGGTTGA
- a CDS encoding efflux RND transporter periplasmic adaptor subunit: MRRWFWMVLAIVAVVAIAYQLAKQREPVEVTVAQVERRDIVSDFAASGVFKGNSTSVYSQVAGIAAAVHAREGQTVQAGAKLVTIDAKDIEAERARVVQAAAAIERRLALAVHALEAAESEHTARLAASRRALAVAIAERTRVMAGPQSQLIQQARDRLEQATAARDLSKIELARAETLYNQQAAPRSLVDAALSRLRADEAEVRASLSAIELLESQPTKEEVETANARVRAAEAEVEIAQALGRGLAVRRAEVSVARAELGAANAAVRQVEARFQDYSIAAPVAGVVAKLDLRRGEAVSPAHPVAVLSTEDEKYLEIEVSDQDIAKIAVGDAVNVTSGAQPGRRYQGRIYHLATEAELKPDAAVRVRILRARVRVDDPEGFFRIGMEADVEGEAATVKAALTVPSDSVVVGEEGACVWVVVAEKVERRPVKLGFVTFAHTEVLEGLQEGEKIVVRGKEGLETGQRVKVAGSQP; this comes from the coding sequence ATGCGCCGATGGTTTTGGATGGTATTGGCGATTGTAGCAGTCGTTGCAATCGCCTACCAACTGGCCAAGCAGCGCGAGCCGGTCGAAGTTACCGTCGCTCAAGTTGAAAGACGCGATATCGTCTCTGATTTTGCCGCCTCCGGGGTTTTCAAGGGCAATAGTACCTCGGTCTATTCTCAAGTAGCGGGGATTGCAGCCGCCGTTCATGCGCGCGAAGGCCAGACTGTGCAGGCAGGCGCAAAACTCGTTACCATCGATGCCAAAGACATCGAGGCAGAGCGCGCAAGGGTCGTACAAGCCGCGGCAGCCATCGAGAGGCGACTCGCTCTCGCTGTCCATGCGTTAGAGGCGGCCGAATCGGAGCATACTGCGCGATTGGCCGCGTCCAGACGCGCCCTGGCTGTTGCCATTGCCGAGCGAACTCGAGTGATGGCTGGTCCGCAGTCCCAACTAATCCAGCAAGCCAGAGATCGATTGGAGCAGGCAACGGCTGCGCGAGACCTCTCCAAGATCGAGTTGGCCAGGGCGGAAACTCTTTACAACCAACAGGCAGCCCCGCGTTCTCTGGTCGATGCGGCCCTCAGCCGTCTGAGAGCCGATGAAGCGGAGGTCAGAGCCTCTTTAAGCGCGATCGAATTGCTCGAATCTCAGCCGACGAAGGAAGAAGTCGAGACCGCGAACGCTCGGGTGCGGGCCGCGGAAGCCGAAGTCGAAATCGCCCAAGCGCTCGGTCGGGGCTTGGCGGTCCGGCGGGCTGAAGTTTCGGTCGCTCGTGCCGAACTGGGGGCCGCCAATGCAGCCGTCCGTCAGGTCGAGGCCCGATTCCAAGACTATTCGATAGCCGCGCCGGTCGCCGGCGTCGTTGCGAAGCTTGATCTAAGGCGGGGAGAGGCCGTCTCGCCGGCACATCCAGTGGCGGTCCTATCCACCGAGGATGAAAAATATCTGGAAATTGAAGTGTCCGATCAGGATATCGCGAAGATTGCCGTTGGAGACGCGGTCAACGTAACTTCGGGCGCCCAGCCTGGCCGTCGATATCAAGGACGCATCTATCACTTGGCAACAGAGGCCGAACTGAAACCGGACGCGGCGGTCCGAGTGAGGATACTGCGCGCGCGGGTGAGGGTCGACGATCCAGAAGGCTTCTTTAGAATCGGCATGGAAGCCGATGTGGAAGGCGAAGCGGCAACGGTTAAGGCTGCGTTGACCGTACCCAGCGATTCGGTCGTTGTTGGCGAGGAAGGAGCCTGCGTTTGGGTAGTCGTTGCTGAAAAAGTCGAGAGGAGACCCGTTAAACTCGGCTTCGTTACCTTCGCGCACACTGAGGTGTTGGAGGGTCTTCAAGAGGGCGAGAAGATCGTCGTGAGAGGAAAGGAGGGCCTAGAAACGGGTCAGAGGGTGAAGGTCGCAGGCAGCCAGCCATGA
- a CDS encoding ABC transporter ATP-binding protein, producing MTVVELIEATKVYGKDGVQVTALHEATLSLDSGDFVVILGPSGCGKTTLLNLIGALDVPTSGQVLIEGRDLSELSEGDLTRIRRTKIGFVFQSFNLVPTLTAKENVLLAAEMTKSPKSALEVLASVGLDQRADHFPSELSGGEQQRVAIARGIVKDPAIVLCDEPTGELDFETGRQILVTLHQLTHDGSKLVIVVTHNSAIAECADRVIRLRSGRVISDERNAAPVDPAQMVW from the coding sequence ATGACGGTTGTCGAGTTGATCGAGGCGACCAAAGTTTACGGAAAAGACGGGGTACAAGTAACCGCCCTGCACGAAGCGACGCTTTCGCTCGATTCTGGAGATTTCGTCGTTATCTTAGGGCCAAGCGGCTGTGGCAAGACGACGCTGCTCAATCTGATCGGCGCGTTGGACGTACCGACCTCTGGCCAGGTACTGATAGAAGGTCGCGATCTGAGCGAACTGTCGGAAGGCGATCTGACGCGCATCCGGCGCACCAAGATAGGATTCGTCTTTCAATCTTTCAATCTTGTTCCCACGCTCACTGCTAAAGAAAATGTCTTATTAGCGGCCGAAATGACGAAGAGCCCGAAGAGCGCGCTAGAAGTATTGGCTTCGGTTGGTCTTGATCAGCGGGCCGATCACTTTCCTTCGGAACTGAGCGGAGGCGAACAGCAAAGGGTTGCGATAGCACGCGGCATTGTTAAGGATCCGGCGATCGTGCTGTGCGACGAACCAACGGGAGAACTTGACTTCGAGACGGGCCGACAGATTTTGGTGACCCTCCATCAACTGACTCACGATGGGTCGAAGCTCGTGATCGTCGTAACTCACAACTCCGCAATCGCCGAATGCGCGGATCGCGTGATCCGGCTGCGAAGCGGACGAGTCATCTCCGACGAGAGAAACGCCGCACCGGTCGATCCGGCTCAGATGGTTTGGTAA
- a CDS encoding DUF1579 domain-containing protein gives MEAEIREEHKWLQRLEGEWTIEGPGPDGSKLTGREKVKMVGGIWAICEGEGTMPDGTHGITVMTLGYDPTRGRYVGSWLGSMMDWFWIYDGKLRADGKALELQADGPNFEKPGELSRYKDVIEFITDDHRTLTAYAQQPDGTWTEIMRADYRRG, from the coding sequence ATGGAAGCTGAGATTCGAGAAGAGCACAAGTGGCTTCAGAGGCTGGAAGGCGAGTGGACGATCGAAGGGCCAGGTCCCGATGGCTCCAAGCTGACAGGACGCGAAAAGGTTAAAATGGTTGGCGGCATCTGGGCGATCTGCGAGGGCGAGGGCACCATGCCGGATGGCACGCACGGGATCACCGTGATGACGCTGGGCTATGACCCGACGCGAGGGCGATATGTAGGATCTTGGCTGGGGTCGATGATGGACTGGTTCTGGATTTACGACGGCAAATTGCGCGCCGATGGCAAAGCGTTGGAACTGCAGGCCGACGGTCCGAACTTCGAAAAGCCGGGCGAGCTCTCTCGATACAAGGACGTGATCGAATTCATTACCGACGACCACCGCACGCTGACCGCATACGCTCAGCAGCCGGACGGCACATGGACCGAGATTATGAGGGCGGACTATCGGAGGGGATAG